A window of the Coprobacter fastidiosus genome harbors these coding sequences:
- the xpt gene encoding xanthine phosphoribosyltransferase produces the protein MEILKKRILEDGTCYEGGILKVDSFINHQMDPMLMKLIAEEFARRFANDRINKILTIEASGIAPAIMTGYTMQLPVVFAKKKEPKTMRHALSTIVHSFTKDREYPVSISAEYLKPGDRILCIDDFLAYGNAAFGLIDLIRQSGATLAGMGFIIEKTFQHGGDQLREMGIHVESLARIKSLENCQIIIE, from the coding sequence ATGGAAATATTAAAAAAACGAATATTAGAAGACGGGACTTGTTACGAAGGCGGCATTCTCAAAGTCGATAGTTTCATCAACCATCAAATGGATCCTATGTTAATGAAACTTATTGCCGAAGAGTTTGCCCGACGATTTGCAAACGACCGAATTAACAAGATACTGACTATCGAGGCCAGCGGTATAGCACCTGCAATCATGACCGGTTACACAATGCAACTCCCTGTTGTTTTTGCAAAGAAAAAAGAGCCGAAAACTATGCGTCATGCCTTAAGCACAATAGTACATTCTTTCACAAAAGACCGGGAATATCCGGTAAGCATAAGTGCAGAATATTTAAAACCTGGAGACCGAATATTATGCATCGACGATTTCCTCGCATACGGAAATGCAGCTTTCGGATTAATCGACCTGATCCGTCAATCAGGTGCGACATTGGCAGGAATGGGATTTATTATCGAAAAAACATTTCAACACGGAGGAGACCAATTGAGAGAAATGGGTATTCATGTAGAATCACTCGCTCGTATAAAAAGTTTGGAGAACTGCCAGATAATTATAGAATAA